A genomic stretch from Festucalex cinctus isolate MCC-2025b chromosome 13, RoL_Fcin_1.0, whole genome shotgun sequence includes:
- the plch1 gene encoding 1-phosphatidylinositol 4,5-bisphosphate phosphodiesterase eta-1 isoform X1, producing the protein MEEMYFSLFGPSAHKAAASLICGSAEKSAVLAVATLLARNVERIGGTLDAPPKCRLTLIVERCMSVMQSGTQMVKLKAGSKGLVRLFYLDEHRSCIRWKPSRKSEKAKITIDSLYKVTEGGQSDIFHRHPEGSLDPACCFTIYHGNHMESLDLVTSNSDEARTWLTGLRYLMAGISDEDSLAKRQRTHDQWMKQTFEEADKNGDGLLNIDEIYQLLHKLNVNLPRRKVKQMFQEADTDDQQGTLTYDEFAVFYKMMSMRRDLFLLMMAYSDRKDHLTADELANMLRCEQKMVNVTPEFVAEIIDKFEVSDENKQKGVMGIEGFTSLMRSPTCDIFNPLHNDVNQDMEQPLCNYFIASSHNTYLTGDQLLSHSKTDMYAWVLQSGCRCVEVDCWDGPDGEPMVQHGYTLTSKITFKSVIETINKYAFINNQYPVLLSIENHCSIQQQKKIAQYLREVFADKLDVGHVLSRESTTLPSPQSLQGKILIKGKRLPAYLSADAEEGEVSDDDSADEIEDDFKLKNSNGNGHHHQVESHIRKKLDSLLKESRIGDKEDTDSFSIRALLRATHQGLQKNLRQSSRGVLKKSQSRSFITTLKQKRHSKSRLTCQSGEKDEDEQQETSTRDAGGQFNRGGRKRKTMKLSRDLSNLVVFTNSVASQECLNEGTPGDVLSFSETRAQSLVNHRAEHFLAFNQRQLSRIYPSAYRIDSSNFNPQFYWNVGCQLVALNYQTEGRMMQLNRAKFMVNGGSGYVLKPPPMCKGTFNPFSDDPLPACPKKQLVLKIISGQHLPKPPDSMLGDRGEIIDPFVEVEIIGLPVDCCKEQTRVVDDNGFNPVWEETLSFTLHMAEVALVRFLVWDHDPIGRDFIGQRTVAFSSLMPGYRHVYLEGLTEASIFVHVSVHDVYGKWSPLVLNPSFTIMHFLGSSKGSQLRGIRGLFNRSSKSSTDTNSAGLRKRSISDHLLRRTASAPAKGRKKTKMSLSESAASVSEHKNGAGIEAVGEGVSGKEPGPDKRLQARPPLTHRPMSMPLDRLLQGQLTLCSGDKEHDVGANTVIGSYPFDRATSSSVDLLMKSSASIQKTIQSPSKMDNNWKKDLNKPQEASYLVVGDDNIRTEDDYVNYQADNNRVNQSATSTNKPCRSDKPETSSTSTAFTVAPSVSSSSSSSVPSSVAPLSPVNMDHDLKSPNSLHDSTISRLIDAMSLGNEQDTRGSISALIGQFESTADQNESNHVLTPPRALQDIRSTPTMSGTQNAPQIATPRTTLSPCTIHLADSTSPALFSSPETADLEEVYTILDEEMLSPPVSVYNQKNQSVRVQARSIPSTILASSPVKVAQSLGSQRNKCWNDITTNGGRTVDSEEVEESVYEEVFDPPAPITEQQRSSTQRYTLSPVNKSFRLSHNHVGNTFAGVEVNVDADPTEGRLTSPRQAWEALSSPTKQSAIYQNESTPKYSQQRHPLPYREPQQYPTFSTPCPSSYGKPSYQRPNQQSSIHSSPIQRPIDSKLSKPRPLSHNGYPSPPSNPFTYNQDFIQQRGCLISNGFPQGKQGNQIPNSFHKGRQGYRVTEQNGFSSSESIHVHSSLPANSCRGGGIHSPTTDFDTVYSHVDSVDVASSSESSISQPSCQSRIQVSTPKLSWNQKVTVPQLQSDIKAPKISTLRSLSTGPQSITVDSTINTPCKSKSLGDLTSEDISCNFQSKYHIISRSFITPHMRKQKRLGTMGGGTFQSQSRDPLTEQLRKLVSLEIEDSDREMCQSPQCDQEAQSPQTTSTEPSTSRDIDDSPPPLTRRLSSRSQSRVRHINSRARERQQEALKPRSGGMVNDTAAVVLRNKPASQNSPVNRHSTGSYIAGYLGHLGDRGLPEGACTSSRYGNGDQHADRTCTDNSLPTSDSSNFLSEPEVYFLLRL; encoded by the exons TGGAGCGATGCATGAGCGTGATGCAGTCCGGGACGCAGATGGTGAAGCTGAAGGCGGGATCCAAGGGGCTGGTGAGGCTCTTTTACCTGGATGAGCATCGCTCCTGCATCCGCTGGAAGCCGTCACGCAAGAGCGAGAAGGCCAAGA TCACTATCGACTCGCTGTACAAAGTGACGGAGGGCGGCCAGTCGGACATCTTCCATCGGCATCCCGAGGGCAGCTTGGACCCGGCGTGCTGCTTCACCATCTACCATGGCAACCACATGGAGTCCCTGGACCTGGTTACGTCCAACTCGGACGAAGCTCGGACCTGGCTCACCGGCCTCCGCTACCTGATGGCCGGCATCAGTGACGAGGACTCTCTGGCCAAACGGCAGCGCACCCATGACCA GTGGATGAAGCAGACGTTTGAGGAAGCTGATAAGAACGGCGACGGCCTGCTGAACATAGACGAGATCTACCAACTCCTCCACAAGCTCAACGTCAATCTGCCGCGGAGGAAGGTCAAGCAAATGTTCCAG GAAGCAGATACGGACGATCAGCAGGGTACGCTTACATACGACGAGTTTGCCGTCTTCTACAAGATGATGTCCATGCGGCGGGACCTCTTCCTGCTCATGATGGCCTACAGCGACAGGAAGGACCACCTGACGGCCGACGAGCTGGCCAACATGTTGCGCTGCGAGCAGAAG ATGGTCAATGTGACTCCGGAGTTCGTGGCAGAAATCATTGACAAGTTTGAGGTGTCTGATGAGAATAAACAAAAAGGTGTCATGGGGATTGAAG GTTTTACAAGCCTCATGCGAAGTCCGACGTGCGACATTTTCAACCCGCTGCACAACGACGTGAACCAGGACATGGAGCAGCCTCTGTGCAACTATTTCATCGCCTCCTCTCACAACACGTATCTGACCGGAGACCAGCTGCTGTCGCACTCCAAGACGGACATGTACGCCTGGGTTCTCCAGTCCGGTTGTCGCTGCGTGGAAG TGGACTGTTGGGACGGTCCAGATGGCGAGCCGATGGTCCAGCACGGCTACACGCTGACTTCCAAGATCACCTTCAAGTCCGTCATCGAGACCATCAACAAATACGCCTTCATCAATAACCA GTACCCGGTACTTCTGTCCATCGAGAACCACTGCAGCATCCAGCAACAGAAGAAGATCGCTCAGTATCTGCGGGAAGTGTTTGCCGACAAGCTGGACGTCGGCCACGTGCTCAGCAGAGAGTCCACCACGCTACCCAGTCCTCAGAGCCTGCAGGGCAAGATTCTCATTAAG GGCAAGCGTCTCCCTGCATATTTGTCTGCGGATGCCGAGGAAGGCGAGGTGTCCGACGACGACAGCGCCGACGAAATTGAGGACGACTTCAAGCTCAAAAACAGCAAT GGCAACGGTCACCATCACCAAGTGGAGTCTCACATCAGGAAGAAGCTGGACTCTCTCCTGAAGGAGTCTCGCATCGGCGACAAGGAAGACACCGACAGCTTCAGCATCAGAGCTCTGCTGAGGGCCACGCACCAGGGCCTTCAGAAGAACCTCCGCCAG AGCTCCAGAGGGGTTTTGAAGAAATCTCAAAGCCGATCCTTCATCACCACACTCAAACAGAAG AGGCACTCCAAATCGCGGCTGACGTGCCAAAGTGGGGAGAAGGATGAGGACGAGCAACAGGAGACGTCCACGCGGGACGCCGGGGGACAGTTTAACAG gggaggaaggaagaggaagacgatgaagcTGAGTCGGGATCTATCGAACTTGGTGGTTTTCACCAACTCTGTGGCCTCGCAGGAGTGTCTCAATGAAG GCACGCCGGGCGACGTGCTGTCATTCAGCGAGACCAGAGCTCAGTCGCTGGTCAATCACCGAGCCGAGCACTTCCTGGCTTTCAATCAGAGGCAGCTGTCTCGGATTTATCCCTCGGCGTACCGCATCGACTCGTCCAATTTCAATCCCCAGTTCTACTGGAACGTCGGCTGTCAGCTGG TGGCGCTCAACTACCAGACGGAAGGCCGAATGATGCAACTCAACCGGGCCAAATTCATGGTGAATGGAGGCAGCGGATACGTCCTCAAGCCGCCGCCCATGTGTAAAG GCACCTTCAACCCATTTAGTGATGACCCACTTCCAGCCTGCCCCAAGAAGCAGCTCGTTCTTAAGATCATTAGCGGACAGCATTTGCCCAAACCGCCGGATTCCATGCTGGGGGACCGCGGAGAG aTCATTGATCCATTCGTGGAAGTGGAGATTATCGGTTTGCCTGTCGACTGCTGCAAGGAACAAACGCGTGTTGTTGATGACAATG GCTTCAACCCGGTTTGGGAGGAAACGCTGTCCTTCACGCTGCACATGGCCGAGGTGGCCCTGGTGCGCTTCCTGGTGTGGGATCACGACCCCATCGGACGAGACTTCATCGGCCAGCGGACGGTCGCCTTCAGCAGCCTCATGCCCG GTTACAGACACGTCTACCTGGAGGGCCTGACTGAGGCGTCCATCTTTGTGCACGTTTCGGTGCATGACGTGTACGGCAAA TGGAGTCCCCTAGTCCTGAATCCCAGCTTTACCATAATGCACTTTCTAGGATCCAGCAAG ggaagtcAACTCCGCGGCATCCGCGGTTTGTTCAACCGCTCGTCCAAGTCCTCCACCGATACGAACTCGGCGGGCCTCCGGAAGCGCTCCATCAGCGACCACCTCCTTCGCCGCACGGCCAGCGCCCCGGCCAAGGGCCGCAAGAAAACCAAGATGTCGCTGTCCGAGTCGGCGGCCTCCGTGTCGGAGCACAAGAACGGCGCGGGCATCGAGGCGGTCGGGGAGGGCGTGTCTGGGAAGGAGCCAGGGCCGGATAAGAGACTCCAGGCCCGGCCCCCCCTCACCCACAGACCCATGTCAATGCCTTTAGACAGGCTTCTGCAAGGACAGCTAACTCTGTGCTCCGGAGATAAGGAGCATGACGTGGGTGCCAACACCGTCATTG GATCTTACCCCTTTGACAGAGCCACGTCTTCCTCTGTGGATCTTCTAATGAAATCATCCGCTTCCATTCAAAAAACCATCCAGTCCCCCTCGAAGATGGACAACAACTGGAAAAAAGATCTCAATAAACCACAGGAGGCCTCTTATCTGGTTGTTGGTGATGATAACATTAGGACCGAGGATGATTATGTCAACTACCAGGCAGATAACAATcgagtcaaccaatcagcaacttCTACCAACAAACCGTGTAGATCAGATAAACCTGAAACTTCTTCAACCAGCACGGCGTTCACAGTTGCGCCTTCGGtgtcctcatcctcctcttcctctgtaCCTTCCTCCGTGGCCCCTCTTTCCCCAGTCAACATGGATCATGACCTGAAGAGTCCCAACTCGCTGCATGACAGCACCATCTCCAGACTCATTGATGCTATGTCCTTAGGCAACGAGCAAGACACGCGAGGCTCCATATCAGCTTTGATTGGTCAGTTTGAAAGCACTGCTGACCAAAATGAGTCAAATCATGTCCTTACTCCTCCCAGGGCGCTTCAAGATATCAGGTCTACTCCAACAATGTCAGGCACCCAAAATGCTCCCCAAATTGCTACTCCAAGAACAACCCTTTCACCATGCACGATTCACCTGGCAGACTCGACCAGCCCTGCTCTATTCTCTAGTCCAGAAACCGCTGATCTTGAAGAGGTCTACACCATTCTAGATGAGGAGATGCTGTCACCCCCTGTATCAGTGTACAACCAGAAAAATCAGTCAGTCCGTGTTCAGGCAAGAAGTATACCATCAACCATCTTGGCTTCTTCTCCAGTAAAGGTGGCTCAAAGTTTAGGGAGCCAGCGCAATAAGTGTTGGAATGATATTACCACAAATGGCGGGAGGACTGTAGATTCCGAAGAGGTAGAGGAGAGTGTGTACGAGGAAGTATTTGATCCACCGGCACCGATAACAGAACAACAGAGAAGTTCTACTCAGAGATACACTCTTTCGCCTGTGAacaagtctttccgattatccCATAACCATGTCGGCAATACTTTTGCAGGGGTGGAGGTGAATGTTGATGCGGATCCAACAGAGGGGAGGTTGACCTCACCAAGACAAGCATGGGAGGCCCTCAGTAGTCCGACAAAACAGAGTGCTATTTACCAAAACGAGTCCACTCCAAAATACTCCCAACAAAGACATCCTCTGCCGTATCGTGAGCCTCAGCAGTACCCAACATTTTCAACACCTTGTCCATCCTCGTACGGTAAACCTTCGTACCAGCGACCGAACCAACAATCCAGCATCCATTCTTCTCCAATTCAAAGACCCATAGACTCTAAACTTTCCAAACCAAGACCACTCAGTCACAACGGCTACCCGAGTCCCCCAAGCAATCCATTTACTTATAATCAAGACTTTATACAACAGAGAGGCTGCCTTATATCAAATGGTTTTCCCCAAGGAAAGCAAGGCAACCAGATCCCCAACAGTTTTCACAAGGGAAGACAAGGATATAGAGTCACAGAGCAAAATGGATTCTCTTCTTCAGAGAGTATCCATGTTCACTCTTCTCTGCCAGCAAATAGCTGTAGGGGTGGAGGCATTCACTCACCAACTACTGATTTTGATACAGTGTATAGTCATGTGGACTCTGTTGACGTTGCATCCTCATCAGAGTCTTCAATCTCACAACCAAGCTGTCAAAGTCGAATTCAAGTATCCACTCCAAAGCTTTCTTGGAACCAAAAGGTAACTGTGCCTCAGTTACAGTCCGACATCAAAGCTCCAAAGATTTCAACTCTACGGTCTTTATCAACTGGTCCCCAGTCGATTACCGTCGATTCCACGATCAACACTCCCTGCAAGTCCAAGTCTCTGGGAGATCTGACGTCGGAAGACATATCATGTAACTTTCAGAGCAAATACCACATCATCAGTCGCAGTTTCATCACTCCACACATGAGGAAACAAAAGAGGTTGGGAACCATGGGGGGAGGAACATTCCAGTCCCAATCTCGCGACCCACTGACGGAACAGTTGCGCAAACTGGTTAGTCTTGAGATTGAGGATAGTGATAGAGAAATGTGTCAGTCTCCTCAGTGCGATCAGGAAGCTCAATCCCCACAGACAACGAGCACAGAACCCTCTACTTCCCGCGATATCGACGACTCACCTCCACCACTCACCCGTCGTTTATCCTCCCGTAGCCAAAGCCGAGTGCGCCACATCAACAGCCGTGCCCGCGAAAGACAACAGGAGGCCCTGAAACCACGCTCAGGCGGCATGGTCAACGACACCGCCGCCGTCGTTTTGAGGAATAAACCAGCCTCACAGAATTCACCTGTGAACAGACACTCGACCGGCTCTTACATTGCAGGTTATTTAGGCCATCTGGGGGACAGGGGACTTCCCGAGGGAGCTTGTACTTCGTCACGGTATGGAAATGGCGATCAACATGCAGATCGCACCTGCACCGATAACTCACTTCCAACGTCAGACTCCTCCAACTTTTTGTCAGAGCCAGAGGTCTACTTCCTGCTTCGACTTTAG
- the plch1 gene encoding 1-phosphatidylinositol 4,5-bisphosphate phosphodiesterase eta-1 isoform X3, with translation MSAWVVNRKGEPQYRRHFLTNNSVSQVERCMSVMQSGTQMVKLKAGSKGLVRLFYLDEHRSCIRWKPSRKSEKAKITIDSLYKVTEGGQSDIFHRHPEGSLDPACCFTIYHGNHMESLDLVTSNSDEARTWLTGLRYLMAGISDEDSLAKRQRTHDQWMKQTFEEADKNGDGLLNIDEIYQLLHKLNVNLPRRKVKQMFQEADTDDQQGTLTYDEFAVFYKMMSMRRDLFLLMMAYSDRKDHLTADELANMLRCEQKMVNVTPEFVAEIIDKFEVSDENKQKGVMGIEGFTSLMRSPTCDIFNPLHNDVNQDMEQPLCNYFIASSHNTYLTGDQLLSHSKTDMYAWVLQSGCRCVEVDCWDGPDGEPMVQHGYTLTSKITFKSVIETINKYAFINNQYPVLLSIENHCSIQQQKKIAQYLREVFADKLDVGHVLSRESTTLPSPQSLQGKILIKGKRLPAYLSADAEEGEVSDDDSADEIEDDFKLKNSNGNGHHHQVESHIRKKLDSLLKESRIGDKEDTDSFSIRALLRATHQGLQKNLRQSSRGVLKKSQSRSFITTLKQKRHSKSRLTCQSGEKDEDEQQETSTRDAGGQFNRGGRKRKTMKLSRDLSNLVVFTNSVASQECLNEGTPGDVLSFSETRAQSLVNHRAEHFLAFNQRQLSRIYPSAYRIDSSNFNPQFYWNVGCQLVALNYQTEGRMMQLNRAKFMVNGGSGYVLKPPPMCKGTFNPFSDDPLPACPKKQLVLKIISGQHLPKPPDSMLGDRGEIIDPFVEVEIIGLPVDCCKEQTRVVDDNGFNPVWEETLSFTLHMAEVALVRFLVWDHDPIGRDFIGQRTVAFSSLMPGYRHVYLEGLTEASIFVHVSVHDVYGKWSPLVLNPSFTIMHFLGSSKGSQLRGIRGLFNRSSKSSTDTNSAGLRKRSISDHLLRRTASAPAKGRKKTKMSLSESAASVSEHKNGAGIEAVGEGVSGKEPGPDKRLQARPPLTHRPMSMPLDRLLQGQLTLCSGDKEHDVGANTVIGSYPFDRATSSSVDLLMKSSASIQKTIQSPSKMDNNWKKDLNKPQEASYLVVGDDNIRTEDDYVNYQADNNRVNQSATSTNKPCRSDKPETSSTSTAFTVAPSVSSSSSSSVPSSVAPLSPVNMDHDLKSPNSLHDSTISRLIDAMSLGNEQDTRGSISALIGQFESTADQNESNHVLTPPRALQDIRSTPTMSGTQNAPQIATPRTTLSPCTIHLADSTSPALFSSPETADLEEVYTILDEEMLSPPVSVYNQKNQSVRVQARSIPSTILASSPVKVAQSLGSQRNKCWNDITTNGGRTVDSEEVEESVYEEVFDPPAPITEQQRSSTQRYTLSPVNKSFRLSHNHVGNTFAGVEVNVDADPTEGRLTSPRQAWEALSSPTKQSAIYQNESTPKYSQQRHPLPYREPQQYPTFSTPCPSSYGKPSYQRPNQQSSIHSSPIQRPIDSKLSKPRPLSHNGYPSPPSNPFTYNQDFIQQRGCLISNGFPQGKQGNQIPNSFHKGRQGYRVTEQNGFSSSESIHVHSSLPANSCRGGGIHSPTTDFDTVYSHVDSVDVASSSESSISQPSCQSRIQVSTPKLSWNQKVTVPQLQSDIKAPKISTLRSLSTGPQSITVDSTINTPCKSKSLGDLTSEDISCNFQSKYHIISRSFITPHMRKQKRLGTMGGGTFQSQSRDPLTEQLRKLVSLEIEDSDREMCQSPQCDQEAQSPQTTSTEPSTSRDIDDSPPPLTRRLSSRSQSRVRHINSRARERQQEALKPRSGGMVNDTAAVVLRNKPASQNSPVNRHSTGSYIAGYLGHLGDRGLPEGACTSSRYGNGDQHADRTCTDNSLPTSDSSNFLSEPEVYFLLRL, from the exons TGGAGCGATGCATGAGCGTGATGCAGTCCGGGACGCAGATGGTGAAGCTGAAGGCGGGATCCAAGGGGCTGGTGAGGCTCTTTTACCTGGATGAGCATCGCTCCTGCATCCGCTGGAAGCCGTCACGCAAGAGCGAGAAGGCCAAGA TCACTATCGACTCGCTGTACAAAGTGACGGAGGGCGGCCAGTCGGACATCTTCCATCGGCATCCCGAGGGCAGCTTGGACCCGGCGTGCTGCTTCACCATCTACCATGGCAACCACATGGAGTCCCTGGACCTGGTTACGTCCAACTCGGACGAAGCTCGGACCTGGCTCACCGGCCTCCGCTACCTGATGGCCGGCATCAGTGACGAGGACTCTCTGGCCAAACGGCAGCGCACCCATGACCA GTGGATGAAGCAGACGTTTGAGGAAGCTGATAAGAACGGCGACGGCCTGCTGAACATAGACGAGATCTACCAACTCCTCCACAAGCTCAACGTCAATCTGCCGCGGAGGAAGGTCAAGCAAATGTTCCAG GAAGCAGATACGGACGATCAGCAGGGTACGCTTACATACGACGAGTTTGCCGTCTTCTACAAGATGATGTCCATGCGGCGGGACCTCTTCCTGCTCATGATGGCCTACAGCGACAGGAAGGACCACCTGACGGCCGACGAGCTGGCCAACATGTTGCGCTGCGAGCAGAAG ATGGTCAATGTGACTCCGGAGTTCGTGGCAGAAATCATTGACAAGTTTGAGGTGTCTGATGAGAATAAACAAAAAGGTGTCATGGGGATTGAAG GTTTTACAAGCCTCATGCGAAGTCCGACGTGCGACATTTTCAACCCGCTGCACAACGACGTGAACCAGGACATGGAGCAGCCTCTGTGCAACTATTTCATCGCCTCCTCTCACAACACGTATCTGACCGGAGACCAGCTGCTGTCGCACTCCAAGACGGACATGTACGCCTGGGTTCTCCAGTCCGGTTGTCGCTGCGTGGAAG TGGACTGTTGGGACGGTCCAGATGGCGAGCCGATGGTCCAGCACGGCTACACGCTGACTTCCAAGATCACCTTCAAGTCCGTCATCGAGACCATCAACAAATACGCCTTCATCAATAACCA GTACCCGGTACTTCTGTCCATCGAGAACCACTGCAGCATCCAGCAACAGAAGAAGATCGCTCAGTATCTGCGGGAAGTGTTTGCCGACAAGCTGGACGTCGGCCACGTGCTCAGCAGAGAGTCCACCACGCTACCCAGTCCTCAGAGCCTGCAGGGCAAGATTCTCATTAAG GGCAAGCGTCTCCCTGCATATTTGTCTGCGGATGCCGAGGAAGGCGAGGTGTCCGACGACGACAGCGCCGACGAAATTGAGGACGACTTCAAGCTCAAAAACAGCAAT GGCAACGGTCACCATCACCAAGTGGAGTCTCACATCAGGAAGAAGCTGGACTCTCTCCTGAAGGAGTCTCGCATCGGCGACAAGGAAGACACCGACAGCTTCAGCATCAGAGCTCTGCTGAGGGCCACGCACCAGGGCCTTCAGAAGAACCTCCGCCAG AGCTCCAGAGGGGTTTTGAAGAAATCTCAAAGCCGATCCTTCATCACCACACTCAAACAGAAG AGGCACTCCAAATCGCGGCTGACGTGCCAAAGTGGGGAGAAGGATGAGGACGAGCAACAGGAGACGTCCACGCGGGACGCCGGGGGACAGTTTAACAG gggaggaaggaagaggaagacgatgaagcTGAGTCGGGATCTATCGAACTTGGTGGTTTTCACCAACTCTGTGGCCTCGCAGGAGTGTCTCAATGAAG GCACGCCGGGCGACGTGCTGTCATTCAGCGAGACCAGAGCTCAGTCGCTGGTCAATCACCGAGCCGAGCACTTCCTGGCTTTCAATCAGAGGCAGCTGTCTCGGATTTATCCCTCGGCGTACCGCATCGACTCGTCCAATTTCAATCCCCAGTTCTACTGGAACGTCGGCTGTCAGCTGG TGGCGCTCAACTACCAGACGGAAGGCCGAATGATGCAACTCAACCGGGCCAAATTCATGGTGAATGGAGGCAGCGGATACGTCCTCAAGCCGCCGCCCATGTGTAAAG GCACCTTCAACCCATTTAGTGATGACCCACTTCCAGCCTGCCCCAAGAAGCAGCTCGTTCTTAAGATCATTAGCGGACAGCATTTGCCCAAACCGCCGGATTCCATGCTGGGGGACCGCGGAGAG aTCATTGATCCATTCGTGGAAGTGGAGATTATCGGTTTGCCTGTCGACTGCTGCAAGGAACAAACGCGTGTTGTTGATGACAATG GCTTCAACCCGGTTTGGGAGGAAACGCTGTCCTTCACGCTGCACATGGCCGAGGTGGCCCTGGTGCGCTTCCTGGTGTGGGATCACGACCCCATCGGACGAGACTTCATCGGCCAGCGGACGGTCGCCTTCAGCAGCCTCATGCCCG GTTACAGACACGTCTACCTGGAGGGCCTGACTGAGGCGTCCATCTTTGTGCACGTTTCGGTGCATGACGTGTACGGCAAA TGGAGTCCCCTAGTCCTGAATCCCAGCTTTACCATAATGCACTTTCTAGGATCCAGCAAG ggaagtcAACTCCGCGGCATCCGCGGTTTGTTCAACCGCTCGTCCAAGTCCTCCACCGATACGAACTCGGCGGGCCTCCGGAAGCGCTCCATCAGCGACCACCTCCTTCGCCGCACGGCCAGCGCCCCGGCCAAGGGCCGCAAGAAAACCAAGATGTCGCTGTCCGAGTCGGCGGCCTCCGTGTCGGAGCACAAGAACGGCGCGGGCATCGAGGCGGTCGGGGAGGGCGTGTCTGGGAAGGAGCCAGGGCCGGATAAGAGACTCCAGGCCCGGCCCCCCCTCACCCACAGACCCATGTCAATGCCTTTAGACAGGCTTCTGCAAGGACAGCTAACTCTGTGCTCCGGAGATAAGGAGCATGACGTGGGTGCCAACACCGTCATTG GATCTTACCCCTTTGACAGAGCCACGTCTTCCTCTGTGGATCTTCTAATGAAATCATCCGCTTCCATTCAAAAAACCATCCAGTCCCCCTCGAAGATGGACAACAACTGGAAAAAAGATCTCAATAAACCACAGGAGGCCTCTTATCTGGTTGTTGGTGATGATAACATTAGGACCGAGGATGATTATGTCAACTACCAGGCAGATAACAATcgagtcaaccaatcagcaacttCTACCAACAAACCGTGTAGATCAGATAAACCTGAAACTTCTTCAACCAGCACGGCGTTCACAGTTGCGCCTTCGGtgtcctcatcctcctcttcctctgtaCCTTCCTCCGTGGCCCCTCTTTCCCCAGTCAACATGGATCATGACCTGAAGAGTCCCAACTCGCTGCATGACAGCACCATCTCCAGACTCATTGATGCTATGTCCTTAGGCAACGAGCAAGACACGCGAGGCTCCATATCAGCTTTGATTGGTCAGTTTGAAAGCACTGCTGACCAAAATGAGTCAAATCATGTCCTTACTCCTCCCAGGGCGCTTCAAGATATCAGGTCTACTCCAACAATGTCAGGCACCCAAAATGCTCCCCAAATTGCTACTCCAAGAACAACCCTTTCACCATGCACGATTCACCTGGCAGACTCGACCAGCCCTGCTCTATTCTCTAGTCCAGAAACCGCTGATCTTGAAGAGGTCTACACCATTCTAGATGAGGAGATGCTGTCACCCCCTGTATCAGTGTACAACCAGAAAAATCAGTCAGTCCGTGTTCAGGCAAGAAGTATACCATCAACCATCTTGGCTTCTTCTCCAGTAAAGGTGGCTCAAAGTTTAGGGAGCCAGCGCAATAAGTGTTGGAATGATATTACCACAAATGGCGGGAGGACTGTAGATTCCGAAGAGGTAGAGGAGAGTGTGTACGAGGAAGTATTTGATCCACCGGCACCGATAACAGAACAACAGAGAAGTTCTACTCAGAGATACACTCTTTCGCCTGTGAacaagtctttccgattatccCATAACCATGTCGGCAATACTTTTGCAGGGGTGGAGGTGAATGTTGATGCGGATCCAACAGAGGGGAGGTTGACCTCACCAAGACAAGCATGGGAGGCCCTCAGTAGTCCGACAAAACAGAGTGCTATTTACCAAAACGAGTCCACTCCAAAATACTCCCAACAAAGACATCCTCTGCCGTATCGTGAGCCTCAGCAGTACCCAACATTTTCAACACCTTGTCCATCCTCGTACGGTAAACCTTCGTACCAGCGACCGAACCAACAATCCAGCATCCATTCTTCTCCAATTCAAAGACCCATAGACTCTAAACTTTCCAAACCAAGACCACTCAGTCACAACGGCTACCCGAGTCCCCCAAGCAATCCATTTACTTATAATCAAGACTTTATACAACAGAGAGGCTGCCTTATATCAAATGGTTTTCCCCAAGGAAAGCAAGGCAACCAGATCCCCAACAGTTTTCACAAGGGAAGACAAGGATATAGAGTCACAGAGCAAAATGGATTCTCTTCTTCAGAGAGTATCCATGTTCACTCTTCTCTGCCAGCAAATAGCTGTAGGGGTGGAGGCATTCACTCACCAACTACTGATTTTGATACAGTGTATAGTCATGTGGACTCTGTTGACGTTGCATCCTCATCAGAGTCTTCAATCTCACAACCAAGCTGTCAAAGTCGAATTCAAGTATCCACTCCAAAGCTTTCTTGGAACCAAAAGGTAACTGTGCCTCAGTTACAGTCCGACATCAAAGCTCCAAAGATTTCAACTCTACGGTCTTTATCAACTGGTCCCCAGTCGATTACCGTCGATTCCACGATCAACACTCCCTGCAAGTCCAAGTCTCTGGGAGATCTGACGTCGGAAGACATATCATGTAACTTTCAGAGCAAATACCACATCATCAGTCGCAGTTTCATCACTCCACACATGAGGAAACAAAAGAGGTTGGGAACCATGGGGGGAGGAACATTCCAGTCCCAATCTCGCGACCCACTGACGGAACAGTTGCGCAAACTGGTTAGTCTTGAGATTGAGGATAGTGATAGAGAAATGTGTCAGTCTCCTCAGTGCGATCAGGAAGCTCAATCCCCACAGACAACGAGCACAGAACCCTCTACTTCCCGCGATATCGACGACTCACCTCCACCACTCACCCGTCGTTTATCCTCCCGTAGCCAAAGCCGAGTGCGCCACATCAACAGCCGTGCCCGCGAAAGACAACAGGAGGCCCTGAAACCACGCTCAGGCGGCATGGTCAACGACACCGCCGCCGTCGTTTTGAGGAATAAACCAGCCTCACAGAATTCACCTGTGAACAGACACTCGACCGGCTCTTACATTGCAGGTTATTTAGGCCATCTGGGGGACAGGGGACTTCCCGAGGGAGCTTGTACTTCGTCACGGTATGGAAATGGCGATCAACATGCAGATCGCACCTGCACCGATAACTCACTTCCAACGTCAGACTCCTCCAACTTTTTGTCAGAGCCAGAGGTCTACTTCCTGCTTCGACTTTAG